In the genome of Bacillus thuringiensis, the window CAGCTATTGGTGCAAATGCGGCAATGTCACATCATGTTGATGCCTCATTTCTAGTTGTTTCAATGGGAGTCATTACAGGTATTGGAGGCGGTATTTTGCGTGACATTTGTGCTCAAGATATCCCTTACGTATTCCGAAAAGAGATTTACGCAATCGCTTCTATCTTAGGAGCAATTAGCTTCCTAATCACACACGCTATGGGGGCGCACGTATTAGCTTTCTATGTTTGTTTATTAGTAACATTCGTTATTCGTGTCGTCACTGTAATATATAATGTGCATTTCCCTGTTTTCTTTAAAACACATGCTAAAATTAATAAAGGCCATTAAGAGAATTCTAGATAGAATTCTCTTAATTTATATACTATTCAACGAACTAATATAGAGTAATTATATATAAGCATATATAATTACTCTATATTAGTTTTAAAATTGAAAACGTTTTATAAACAGGGGGAAGAATGATGCTTGGGGTTTTCAAAAAAAATATTAATAAAACAAATGCCAGTATAATCGAATTAAGTAAGGACCAACAAATAACTTTTAATGTACCTACTAATTCTGAATTAAAAATTCAAATGGATATGCTACATATTTCAAAAGAAGATTTACAAGTTGTAAAAGTACTACAGCCTTTTATTTATGCAGAAATTGATTGGATTACTGAAAAATTTTATGCCAACATTACAAAACAACCTAATTTAATTACTATTATTGAACGTTACAGCTCTATTCCAAAACTAAAACAAACTTTAAAAACACATATTAAAGAATTATTCAGCGGCAATATGCATGAAGATTTTATTGAACAGCGTGTTAGGATTGCCAAAAGACATGTACAAATTGGTTTACATCGAAAATGGTATACTGCTGCTTATCAAGAATTATTCCGCTCTATCATGAAGATTTTACAAACAAAAATATCAACAATCGATGATTTTTCTTATTCTATAAATGTCATAAATAAATTATTCACTCTTGAACAAGAACTCGTTCTTGCAGCTTATGAATCTGAATATGAAAGAATGCAAAAAGAACATGAGAAAGAAAAAGAACTAACTGCTATGACAATTACGCATATCGCAACAGAATTAGCTGCTGTATCTGAAAAAACAAGCTCTTCTATTCAAAAACTAACCGCCAAATCTGAAACTATTGTAGAAATTGCTAAAACAGGTACATCATTAGCTACAACATCTGAAGAAAAAGCGAATAAAGGGAAAGAACAATTAAACCAGCAAAACAAACGAATGGGATCTATTCAAATGAATATGGAAACGATTATTACAGATACTCATGAACTTCTCGATATTTCTAACAAAATTAACGAAATCATAGATATCGTTAAATCAATCGCGGAGCAAACAAATTTACTCGCACTAAATGCTGCTATCGAGTCTGCACGTGCTGGAGAATTTGGGAAGGGGTTTTCTGTTGTTGCTGGTGAAATCCGAAAATTATCAGAGCAAACGAAAGAATCTATATTTAACGTTACAAAGCTCGTCGAAAAAACAAATGAACAAATTACTCGTGTCTCGTCTTCCGTGAAACAAATTAGCTCTCTCGTATCAGAAGGAACGGATAGTATGTCGGCAACAGATCGATACTTCCAAGAAATTGTAAAAGATATGTCTAACTCAAAAGAACAGAATAAGAAAATTGAACATGAGCTACAAGCTATTTCACAAGTAATGAAAGGAATTCAAGATGATTCCTCACAAATGGCTCTAACAGCCGATAATTTACAACTAGAACTAAATCGATAAGATATAATCAGCCCTCACCAATCGGGATTTTACGAGTAGCAGGGCCCCCACCTAACTTCTTTGCTTTCGCTGAATTTTGAGGTGGGGGGCTTACTGTCCGGAAAATAGCGGGATAAAATTCAAGTCAGGCATACTTTCCATTTGCACTGACTACTAAATTTCATCTTCCATCAAAAAAAAGAATCCAGAATGGATTCTTTTTATTTTCTGAAAAATATTTTTTGACAATACACATAACTCATATAAACACCAAAGCTCTGCAAAATAAACAATGCCGGCATAATTACATTGTAATATGCCATATCTACTTGGAAGAGCCTTAACAATACGTAGCCACTAATTAAAAATAAGAACAACATATATCCCTCATTTTGTTGTTTCTTAATAAGGAAGTGTAATAGAGCTATAGTCATAAACAATGTTACCGCTATATATATCAGTTTTTCACATTTGAAAAGAATAGAATTTATCCCCTCATCTGAAAACTGATTTATCATCGGCTCTAAAAGTTTAAATCTTTCTCCCTCAATCTCTTTTAACTTTTGATCAATATGCTCTGTTACACTTTGATTTTTCGTTATTTTTTCCTCATGTTTCGTTTTTCCAATTAAGACAGATTGAACATACGTCTCATTCGAAATCGTATATTGTGACAATCCCATTGCCTTAATTCCATAATTCACCCCAAAATGAGTACTATAAAATAGAATAAGTATCCCTACCATCTTTAGTAACACTTTTTGTTTCGTTGCTGATTGAAACACTTCAATTAATAATACATATACAGTGATAAAAATAGGAAAAAATAATCCCATTGGAAAAATCATATTACTAAATGCAAATAAAACCGCTGAAAACACCCACATATAAGGATGATCTAACCCTTT includes:
- a CDS encoding ArnT family glycosyltransferase, yielding MNHIQTNFSSFFNKITISAMLAFFVYSCWVAFETSKQFFGGSTTSVTIILAIFVILILLVASILQYRFTDKQFLIFLISISIVVRLSMLLFVDAPIIGDMKVMYESAKQIAIGNNIETVTHLPFIIYESVIIRIFGDTLFALQLFNVLFCAGTAFFIYRIAAMVFGEECGRIASIFYALYIPNILLSSVLTPESLAIFLFYFACYILLYKGLDHPYMWVFSAVLFAFSNMIFPMGLFFPIFITVYVLLIEVFQSATKQKVLLKMVGILILFYSTHFGVNYGIKAMGLSQYTISNETYVQSVLIGKTKHEEKITKNQSVTEHIDQKLKEIEGERFKLLEPMINQFSDEGINSILFKCEKLIYIAVTLFMTIALLHFLIKKQQNEGYMLFLFLISGYVLLRLFQVDMAYYNVIMPALFILQSFGVYMSYVYCQKIFFRK
- a CDS encoding trimeric intracellular cation channel family protein, producing the protein MLLIDIFTFLGIIAAAISGTLVGLKKDLDLFGVLCLAVATALGGGIIRDIMIGNLPPVAFVKPIYFFVSVLSALFTCMFFERINKLQVVIMLSDAVGLGVFTAIGANAAMSHHVDASFLVVSMGVITGIGGGILRDICAQDIPYVFRKEIYAIASILGAISFLITHAMGAHVLAFYVCLLVTFVIRVVTVIYNVHFPVFFKTHAKINKGH
- a CDS encoding methyl-accepting chemotaxis protein, which gives rise to MTITHIATELAAVSEKTSSSIQKLTAKSETIVEIAKTGTSLATTSEEKANKGKEQLNQQNKRMGSIQMNMETIITDTHELLDISNKINEIIDIVKSIAEQTNLLALNAAIESARAGEFGKGFSVVAGEIRKLSEQTKESIFNVTKLVEKTNEQITRVSSSVKQISSLVSEGTDSMSATDRYFQEIVKDMSNSKEQNKKIEHELQAISQVMKGIQDDSSQMALTADNLQLELNR